A single genomic interval of Arachis duranensis cultivar V14167 chromosome 7, aradu.V14167.gnm2.J7QH, whole genome shotgun sequence harbors:
- the LOC107496343 gene encoding pentatricopeptide repeat-containing protein At4g37170-like, with product MLLLSVTSPAPLSLLLHGSSTSSLLKALRGATELLTKPPKKLVRSICYGVEERGMHKFRNFKRSFSFQKSQSLPQSRFNERCDGNNFEEAIDVLCQRNCLNEAIELLHQIHRPSPRIYSTLIAACVRHRALQEGKMVHAHTKASEFVPGIAISNRLLDLYSKCGSLGDAQKLFDEMIHRDLCSWNTMIAGYAKIGRLQQARKLFDEMPQRDNFSWNAVISGYVRHGCPWEALELFRSMQNHESSNSNKFTLSSALAASAAILCLRLGKEIHGYLTRTGLDSDEVVWSALLDLYGKCGSLNEARGIFYKMANKDVVSWTTMIHRCFEDGRKEEGFSLFRELMGSGIRPNEYTFAGVLNACAGHAVEHLGKEVHSYMVRTGCDPCSYAVSALVHLYSKCGNIENARRVFNQMPRPGLVSWTSLIAGYAQNGQPDEALRLFELLLRSGTKPDQVVFVGVLSACTHAGLVDNGLEYFHSIKEKHGLMHTADHYACVIDLLARSGRFKEAEDIIDKMPIKPDKFLWAALLGGCRIHGNLELAERAANALFEIEPEDPATYITLANIYANAGLWTEEAKVRKAMESRGIVKKPGKSWTEIKRQVHVFLVGDTSHSKICDIHAFLGEISKKMKEKGYIPDTNFVLRDVEEEQKEQNLVYHSEKLAVAFGIISTPPGTPIKVYKNLRTCVDCHTAMKYISKIVQRKIIVRDSNRFHYFEDGSCSCQDYW from the coding sequence ATGCTTCTTCTCTCGGTCACCTCACCCGCGCCCCTCTCCTTGCTACTGCACGGTTCGTCTACTTCGTCTCTGTTGAAAGCGCTGCGAGGGGCAACAGAGCTACTAACTAAACCACCGAAGAAATTGGTAAGATCAATTTGTTATGGTGTTGAGGAAAGAGGGATGCACAAGTTCAGAAATTTCAAGAGGAGCTTTTCATTCCAGAAGAGTCAGAGTCTTCCTCAGTCACGATTCAATGAACGTTGCGATGGTAACAATTTCGAAGAGGCCATCGATGTTTTGTGTCAACGAAATTGTCTCAACGAAGCCATTGAGTTACTCCACCAAATTCATCGACCCTCCCCTCGCATTTACTCTACCCTCATCGCCGCTTGCGTTCGCCATCGAGCTCTCCAAGAGGGTAAAATGGTCCATGCTCACACCAAAGCTTCCGAGTTTGTTCCTGGGATCGCCATCTCAAATCGTTTGCTTGATTTGTATTCCAAATGTGGCAGCCTCGGTGATGCCCAGAAGCTGTTTGATGAAATGATTCACAGGGATTTGTGCTCTTGGAACACCATGATTGCTGGGTATGCCAAAATTGGACGCCTTCAACAAGCTAGAAaactgtttgatgaaatgccccAAAGAGATAACTTCTCCTGGAACGCTGTAATATCTGGTTATGTCAGGCATGGTTGTCCTTGGGAAGCTCTGGAGTTGTTTAGAAGCATGCAGAATCACGAGAGTTCGAATTCGAATAAGTTCACCTTGTCGAGTGCTCTGGCTGCTTCAGCTGCGATTCTTTGTTTGCGTCTTGGGAAGGAGATTCATGGCTACTTGACACGAACTGGTTTGGACTCGGACGAGGTAGTTTGGAGTGCACTTTTGGATTTGTATGGCAAATGTGGGAGCTTGAATGAAGCTAGGGGTATCTTTTATAAGATGGCAAACAAAGATGTAGTCTCATGGACTACCATGATTCATAGATGTTTTGAAGATGGAAGAAAGGAAGAGGGATTTTCCTTATTCAGAGAGTTGATGGGGTCAGGCATTAGGCCAAATGAGTATACATTTGCTGGAGTTTTAAATGCATGTGCTGGCCATGCTGTTGAACACTTAGGAAAGGAGGTTCACAGTTACATGGTCCGAACAGGGTGTGACCCGTGTTCGTATGCCGTGAGTGCACTTGTTCATTTGTACTCAAAGTGTGGGAATATTGAAAATGCCAGAAGGGTGTTCAACCAAATGCCTCGGCCAGGTTTGGTATCATGGACTTCTCTTATTGCTGGTTATGCTCAGAATGGTCAACCAGACGAAGCTCTTCGGTTATTTGAATTATTGCTTCGATCAGGTACTAAGCCCGATCAAGTTGTCTTTGTTGGGGTTCTTTCTGCTTGTACTCATGCTGGGTTAGTGGACAACGGTTTAGAATATTTCCATTCAATAAAGGAGAAGCATGGGTTGATGCATACTGCAGATCATTATGCATGTGTTATTGATTTATTGGCACGATCTGGACGGTTTAAAGAGGCAGAGGATATCATTGATAAAATGCCAATAAAACCTGATAAGTTCCTTTGGGCAGCCTTACTTGGAGGATGTAGAATACATGGAAACCTTGAATTGGCTGAAAGGGCAGCAAATGCATTATTTGAGATAGAGCCAGAGGACCCAGCTACGTACATCACTTTAGCTAATATTTACGCTAATGCCGGTCTGTGGACTGAGGAAGCCAAGGTTAGGAAGGCTATGGAAAGTAGGGGAATAGTGAAGAAGCCGGGTAAGAGCTGGACTGAGATCAAGAGACAGGTGCATGTCTTCCTGGTAGGAGATACATCCCACTCCAAAATATGTGATATTCATGCATTCCTAGGAGAAATctcaaagaaaatgaaggagAAAGGCTATATTCCGGACACAAACTTTGTGCTACGTGATGTGGAGGAGGAGCAGAAAGAGCAAAACCTTGTTTACCACAGTGAGAAGCTTGCCGTTGCCTTTGGAATCATTTCAACCCCTCCAGGAACTCCTATCAaggtttataaaaatttaagaacTTGCGTAGATTGTCACACCGCCATGAAATATATATCAAAGATtgttcaaagaaaaataatagtgaGAGATTCAAAtagatttcattattttgagGATGGAAGCTGCTCATGCCAAGACTATTGGTAA
- the LOC107496345 gene encoding cytochrome b561 and DOMON domain-containing protein At5g35735, translated as MMNKGQRSMPSSSKTTLPPLITILVLGFLSIVAFGDNNYGPTNPLLYCSDDFADQLQARKFNVSGCKKLRTLDAEFAWNYSNLTTTNNSTNTTTVNGTLIEIFFRAKLRNYEGWVAWGVNPGKKPQMVGTKAIIAIKHNKGTTDVHTYDVTKETRKGCRLWPTSASEFGLNVLDMQAWSNSTKQCTTLYAKLILPFPEYNITRLNHVWQVGDNVNGDQPLQHRVTLQNVDSTETINITSPDGQSYGQNRSFLRSVHGVLNIIGWGTLLPIGVIIARYFRVFPFIWDKVWFNIHVGFQLTGFLIGTAGWAIGLSLGRSSEYYTFHTHRTFGILIFTFSTIQMLAFRLKPKITDDYRKYWNMYHHFLGYGLLAIIVINIFKGISMLKGGVGWKWAYIGIIAFLGAIILTFEVVTWLRFMLKLPAISIPPKENKTSNNPTQNKQ; from the exons atgATGAACAAAGGCCAACGAAGCATGCCATCTTCTTCTAAAACTACCTTACCACCACTAATAACCattttggttttgggttttcTCTCCATTGTTGCATTTGGTGATAACAATTATGGTCCAACAAATCCTCTATTATACTGCAGTGATGACTTTGCTGATCAACTTCAAGCAAGGAAATTCAATGTATCAGGCTGCAAGAAATTGCGCACTCTAGACGCCGAGTTTGCCTGGAACTACAGCAATTTGACCACCACCAACAACAGCACCAACACCACCACCGTCAATGGCACACTCATTGAGATCTTTTTCCGGGCAAAGCTCAGAAACTATGAAGG GTGGGTAGCATGGGGTGTGAACCCAGGAAAGAAGCCACAGATGGTGGGAACCAAAGCCATCATAGCCATCAAACACAACAAGGGGACGACGGATGTGCACACGTATGACGTAACCAAAGAGACAAGAAAGGGTTGCAGGCTTTGGCCGACGTCTGCATCAGAGTTTGGGCTAAATGTGTTGGATATGCAAGCATGGAGCAATAGCACTAAGCAATGCACTACTCTGTATGCAAAGTTGATCCTTCCTTTTCCAGAGTATAACATAACTAGGCTGAACCATGTGTGGCAAGTTGGAGATAATGTTAATGGTGACCAACCATTGCAGCACAGAGTCACCCTTCAGAATGTGGATAGCACTGAGACAATTAACATCACTTCTCCCGATGGCCAAAGCTACGGTCAGAACCGGAGTTTCCTTAGATCA GTGCATGGAGTTCTAAACATCATAGGGTGGGGAACACTACTACCAATTGGAGTAATAATAGCTCGGTACTTTAGAGTGTTTCCATTTATTTGGGACAAAGTTTGGTTCAATATCCACGTTGGTTTCCAATTAACTGGTTTTCTAATTGGCACTGCTGGTTGGGCTATTGGTCTTAGTCTTGGAAGGTCTTCAGAGTATTACACCTTCCACACGCATCGAACCTTTGGCATTCTCATTTTCACATTTAGCACAATCCAA ATGTTGGCATTTCGGTTAAAGCCGAAGATTACTGATGATTATAGGAAATACTGGAATATGTACCATCATTTTCTTGGCTATGGACTACTTGCAATCATAGTCATAAACATATTCAAAGGGATTTCAATGTTGAAAGGAGGAGTTGGATGGAAATGGGCATACATTGGAATCATTGCGTTTTTAGGTGCCATTATACTCACTTTTGAGGTTGTCACATGGCTACGTTTCATGTTGAAGCTACCAGCAATCTCAATTCCACCAAAAGAAAACAAGACTAGTAATAATCCCACACAAAACAAACAGTAG
- the LOC107496344 gene encoding uncharacterized protein LOC107496344: protein MSAPALFSTVSATTATAITLFLICKSRLMRVSPYEKNLTTHHHQQPKRNPEQPKRDPRGKILFVSQIGTSKALATCLCDLLESKGVVLDVVDARNYEPEALPKENLVVLVASTSDVWNLSPARDFSSNHDLAWGARFFVGWIKEKAKAFKVGAFVVNACSFSAFVVGRQVTEGGKNLMAKAANEIRVLGHTAESNADFDSWWGSGVAVLQGAVLGDVADGICEKSKLEDAGSSDPKRLYMLVENGDWITEETETGWSFTNIIKHRMLTINDDNFMKDGTIKLDEVGGVTPEWPLKDDLFVHNSRLPTSQGFCSVGHCFFFAGGFLSTILPEWNLSLDDHFPSNLWCLKFKDSTWVWSICGSMFCHRSNPLIVPHDGKLYIFGGHEVGAHWVEIYSLKSGLWEKRELPNSALLPDLTCPPSSYFFWEDSNKSHKKTRIVLYSVDYKYNRQWLMSYDVKANSWEAVECNFPSVPEACSRKVFWLGCSHYLLIVDFGEMGWKWYIYDLSKKKLVAVVPIDDLDNSGMVSNIFCCHHTSKERLIYVFMEFDERAFEEGSNLPQLVPYARVRLQLKPFSAKIESKGYLRVGPHYKCYMFAVGDEGNKEKSVV, encoded by the exons ATGTCGGCACCCGCACTCTTCTCCACCGTGAGCGCCACCACGGCCACTGCCATAACCTTGTTCTTAATCTGCAAGTCTCGTCTCATGCGCGTCAGCCCCTACGAAAAGAATCTCACAACACACCATCACCAACAACCCAAACGCAATCCCGAACAACCCAAACGCGATCCACGTGGCAAGATACTATTCGTTTCCCAAAtcggaacttcaaaagccctagCGACGTGCCTCTGCGATTTGTTAGAGTCGAAAGGCGTCGTTTTGGACGTCGTAGATGCCCGGAATTACGAGCCCGAAGCCCTACCCAAGGAGAACCTCGTCGTCCTCGTTGCTTCAACTTCGGATGTTTGGAACCTATCTCCAGCACGGGATTTCTCCTCCAATCACGACCTAGCTTGGGGAGCAAGGTTCTTCGTCGGTTGGATCAAGGAAAAAGCGAAAGCCTTTAAGGTTGGAGCGTTTGTTGTGAATGCTTGCAGTTTCAGTGCCTTTGTGGTGGGCAGACAGGTTACTGAAGGTGGCAAGAATTTGATGGCTAAGGCCGCTAATGAGATTAGGGTTTTGGGGCACACTGCTGAATCGAACGCCGATTTTGACAGCTGGTGGGGAAGTGGTGTTGCGGTTTTGCAAGGTGCTGTTTTGGGAGATGTTGCTGACGGAATATGCGAGAAATCTAAACTTGAG GATGCTGGTTCTTCTGATCCAAAGCGTTTATATATGTTGGTGGAAAATGGGGATTGGATAACAGAGGAAACTGAGACTGGTTGGAGCTTCACTAATATCATCAAGCACAGGATGTTAACTATCAATGACGACAACTTTATGAAAGATGGCACTATTAAACTTGATGAAGTAGGTGGTGTAACTCCTGAATGGCCACTTAAAGATGATCTATTCGTCCACAACAGTCGGTTACCAACTTCTCAAGGATTTTGTTCTGTTggtcactgctttttctttgcTGGTGGTTTTTTGTCTACTATTTTACCAGAATGGAACTTGAGTCTGGACGATCATTTCCCATCAAACCTGTGGTGCCTCAAGTTTAAGGATTCTACTTGGGTTTGGAGTATATGTGGAAGCATGTTCTGCCACCGATCAAATCCCTTAATAGTCCCACACGATGGCAAATTGTACATCTTTGGGGGTCATGAAGTAGGTGCACATTGGGTTGAGATCTATAGCCTAAAATCAGGTCTTTGGGAAAAAAGGGAACTGCCCAATTCTGCTCTCTTGCCAGATCTCACGTGCCCTCCTAGCTCTTACTTTTTTTGGGAGGATAGCAACAAGAGTCACAAGAAGACCCGCATTGTATTGTATTCTGTTGATTATAAGTATAACCGTCAGTGGCTCATGTCATATGACGTCAAGGCTAACAGCTGGGAAGCAGTTGAATGCAATTTTCCGTCAGTTCCTGAAGCTTGTTCTCGAAAAGTATTTTGGTTGGGATGCAGCCATTATCTTCTGATTGTTGACTTCGGTGAAATGGGGTGGAAGTGGTATATTTATGACTTGTCCAAGAAGAAGCTTGTGGCAGTAGTGCCCATAGATGATTTGGACAACAGTGGGATggtatcaaatattttttgttgcCACCACACTAGCAAAGAAAGGTTGATCTATGTATTCATGGAATTCGATGAAAGGGCTTTCGAGGAAGGGTCAAATCTTCCTCAGCTTGTTCCTTATGCCAGAGTCAGGCTCCAACTCAAACCCTTTTCTGCCAAGATTGAATCCAAGGGTTATCTTAGAGTTGGTCCTCATTACAAATGCTATAT GTTTGCTGTTGGAGATGAAGGCAATAAAGAGAAGAGTGTAGTTTAG